The following coding sequences lie in one Myxococcus xanthus genomic window:
- a CDS encoding DUF2267 domain-containing protein: protein MAEHTEPPINATPVKEREEPADLQGFLDELGNSREFQVNGVDARKGAEAVFCTLARRLSDGEDLKLLWSLGKGGIGAILGACSIHRGPSHAKRMDRAEFITDVADHLRIPMDQALRVLTVVFTAIRDRIPDDEVAAVASQLPADLADLWRRPV from the coding sequence ATGGCGGAGCACACCGAACCCCCCATCAACGCCACGCCGGTCAAGGAGCGTGAAGAGCCCGCTGACCTCCAAGGCTTCCTGGACGAACTGGGCAACAGCCGCGAATTCCAGGTGAATGGGGTGGATGCCCGGAAGGGCGCGGAGGCGGTGTTCTGCACGCTCGCGCGGCGCCTGTCCGACGGAGAGGACCTCAAGCTGCTCTGGTCGCTGGGGAAGGGCGGCATCGGCGCCATCCTCGGGGCGTGCAGCATCCACCGGGGCCCGTCCCACGCGAAGCGCATGGACCGCGCGGAGTTCATCACCGACGTGGCGGACCACCTGCGCATCCCCATGGACCAGGCCCTGCGCGTCCTGACGGTGGTGTTCACCGCCATCCGGGACCGGATTCCAGACGACGAGGTGGCGGCCGTGGCCTCGCAGCTCCCGGCGGACCTCGCCGACCTGTGGCGCCGGCCCGTCTAG